A genomic window from Anguilla rostrata isolate EN2019 chromosome 14, ASM1855537v3, whole genome shotgun sequence includes:
- the LOC135239628 gene encoding histone H2A-like, with translation MSGRGKTGGKVRAKAKTRSSRAGLQFPVGRVHRLLRKGNYAERVGAGAPVYLAAVLEYLTAEILELAGNAARDNKKTRIIPRHLQLAVRNDEELNKLLGGVTIAQGGVLPNIQAVLLPKKTEKAAKAK, from the coding sequence ATGAGTGGACGAGGCAAAACTGGTGGGAAAGTTCGGGCGAAGGCGAAGACCCGTTCGTCTAGGGCAGGCTTGCAGTTCCCTGTCGGCCGTGTCCATAGACTGCTACGCAAAGGCAATTATGCTGAGCGCGTTGGCGCAGGAGCGCCGGTGTACTTGGCCGCTGTTCTGGAGTATCTCACGGCGGAAATCCTCGAGTTGGCTGGCAACGCAGCCCGGGACAATAAGAAAACTCGCATCATCCCCCGGCACCTTCAGCTGGCTGTCCGTAACGACGAAGAGCTGAACAAGCTTCTGGGCGGCGTAACAATCGCTCAGGGTGGAGTGCTACCGAACATCCAGGCCGTACTGCTGCCCAAGAAAACCGAGAAGGCCGCCAAAGCAAAGTAA